The following proteins are encoded in a genomic region of Pikeienuella piscinae:
- the betI gene encoding choline-binding transcriptional repressor BetI: MARKRISEIRHQELIDATIRVIHRRGYAAATMQEIAAEAGASAASINYYFGSKERLLAATMRRMLGVLRAALLERYAEAKTPRARLDAVVAANFDDRLFTRAQCSVWMQFWSFAPQSETLARLHRINRVRVRSQFRAALRPLAPPLTRETARAALQAYMDGVWLEAAQSEGPLHPATARREAAKVVDLLLDARRGAAPGPEA; this comes from the coding sequence ATGGCGCGTAAACGCATAAGCGAGATCCGGCATCAGGAACTGATCGACGCGACGATCCGGGTGATCCACAGGCGCGGCTACGCCGCCGCCACGATGCAGGAAATCGCCGCCGAGGCCGGAGCCTCGGCCGCCTCGATCAACTACTATTTCGGCTCGAAGGAGCGGCTGCTGGCGGCGACGATGCGCCGGATGCTGGGCGTCCTCCGCGCCGCGCTGCTGGAACGCTACGCCGAGGCGAAGACCCCGCGCGCCCGTCTCGACGCCGTGGTCGCGGCGAATTTCGACGATCGGCTCTTCACGCGGGCGCAATGCAGCGTCTGGATGCAGTTCTGGTCATTCGCGCCCCAGAGCGAAACGCTCGCCCGGCTTCACCGCATCAACCGCGTCCGGGTCAGAAGCCAGTTCCGCGCCGCGCTCCGGCCGCTGGCGCCGCCCCTGACGCGAGAGACCGCGCGCGCCGCGCTTCAGGCTTATATGGACGGCGTCTGGCTCGAAGCGGCGCAATCCGAGGGCCCGCTCCACCCGGCGACGGCGCGGCGCGAGGCGGCGAAAGTCGTCGATCTGCTGCTCGACGCCAGACGGGGCG
- a CDS encoding BCCT family transporter: MTYILSAGVLLAFALVIFCVVRWWNLRCIGVTPVPLFTFIAILFTSGLDVGLIMFPLSEFPTYADTAASPEYGFTNPLAIEFGFWGFLIWAFYFLTSFYFCVIEPRVRFFEIPLVKIVNNIVIIGTCAFTASLFLVYLPGYIPEIGDGESVVATFYLIVFVVILAAAYSSTDIKYVKVLSVGSTWLFAALIVGLAIYGGVGPGAFGESLSNIGGYFANLHRFVLPFNDYHAFYLFWWFAWSIMIGQFTSRFVGGLRTWQLLGALLVFPSIPLAIWFSVLYFYHQNGISTEGAVNIAMIVVGVTFVINSLDSLIRLYSDNLSITVARFGKAPYVVGNVAVLFGLTLLFQNQWLQIQWIGAVVVGLYFACLIFIFVTKGGEVMAIEASPPERELDFTRIEKVH; encoded by the coding sequence ATGACCTATATCCTTTCGGCGGGGGTCCTTCTCGCCTTCGCGCTGGTGATTTTCTGCGTTGTCAGGTGGTGGAACCTGCGCTGCATCGGCGTGACGCCGGTGCCGCTCTTCACCTTCATCGCCATTCTCTTCACCTCCGGCCTCGATGTCGGGCTGATCATGTTTCCTCTCAGCGAATTTCCGACCTACGCCGACACGGCCGCGAGTCCGGAATACGGCTTCACCAACCCGCTGGCGATCGAGTTCGGGTTCTGGGGCTTCCTGATCTGGGCGTTCTATTTCCTCACCAGTTTCTATTTCTGCGTGATCGAGCCGAGGGTGAGGTTCTTCGAGATTCCGTTGGTGAAGATCGTCAACAACATCGTCATCATCGGCACCTGCGCCTTCACCGCCAGTCTCTTCCTGGTCTATCTCCCCGGCTATATCCCCGAGATCGGCGATGGCGAGAGCGTGGTCGCGACCTTCTACCTGATCGTCTTCGTTGTGATCCTGGCGGCGGCTTATTCCTCCACCGACATCAAATACGTGAAGGTGCTCAGCGTCGGCTCGACCTGGCTTTTCGCGGCGCTGATCGTCGGTCTGGCGATCTATGGCGGGGTGGGGCCGGGGGCTTTCGGCGAGAGCCTTTCCAATATCGGCGGCTATTTCGCGAATCTTCACCGCTTCGTGCTGCCGTTCAACGATTATCACGCTTTCTACCTTTTCTGGTGGTTCGCGTGGTCGATCATGATCGGACAGTTCACATCTCGCTTCGTCGGCGGGCTGAGGACCTGGCAACTGCTGGGCGCGCTTCTGGTCTTTCCATCGATCCCGCTCGCGATCTGGTTCTCGGTTCTCTATTTCTACCACCAGAACGGGATCAGCACGGAGGGCGCGGTCAACATCGCGATGATCGTCGTCGGCGTCACCTTCGTCATCAATTCGCTCGACAGTCTGATCCGGCTCTATTCCGACAATCTCTCGATCACCGTCGCGCGTTTCGGCAAGGCGCCCTATGTCGTCGGCAATGTCGCGGTGCTCTTCGGGCTGACGCTGCTGTTCCAGAACCAGTGGCTGCAGATCCAGTGGATCGGCGCGGTCGTCGTCGGCCTCTATTTCGCTTGCCTGATCTTCATCTTCGTGACGAAGGGCGGGGAAGTGATGGCGATCGAGGCGTCGCCGCCGGAGCGCGAGCTCGACTTCACCCGGATCGAGAAGGTCCACTGA
- a CDS encoding glutathione S-transferase family protein: protein MITVYGRASSSNVQIVMWTLAEIGLDYERFDYGFGFGGVDTPEYLAMNPNGLIPTLRDGDLVLWESAAIMRYLSARYADDGFWPRDPAARAPLDMWAEWCRTTLAPALNGGVFMPLVRVAPSKRDPAKIARSVEALKPVMRRLDARIGDGPWMAGETLTFADIMVGNLLYRYYTVEFDKAETPALDAYYARLVDRPTYAEHVMVSYEPLRARDV from the coding sequence ATGATTACTGTCTATGGCCGCGCCTCCTCCTCCAATGTCCAGATCGTTATGTGGACGCTGGCGGAGATCGGGCTGGATTATGAGCGGTTCGACTACGGCTTCGGCTTCGGCGGCGTTGATACGCCGGAATACCTGGCGATGAACCCGAACGGGTTGATCCCGACCCTGCGCGACGGCGATCTCGTGCTCTGGGAAAGCGCGGCGATCATGCGCTATCTCTCGGCCCGCTACGCCGATGACGGGTTCTGGCCGCGCGATCCGGCGGCGCGGGCGCCGCTCGACATGTGGGCGGAGTGGTGCAGGACGACGCTCGCCCCGGCGCTGAACGGCGGGGTCTTCATGCCGCTGGTGCGCGTTGCGCCCTCCAAGCGCGATCCGGCGAAAATCGCCCGCTCGGTCGAGGCGCTGAAGCCGGTCATGCGCCGGCTCGACGCGCGGATCGGCGACGGACCCTGGATGGCGGGCGAGACGCTCACCTTCGCCGATATCATGGTCGGCAACCTGCTCTATCGCTACTACACCGTGGAGTTCGACAAGGCCGAGACGCCGGCGCTCGACGCCTATTACGCCCGTCTGGTCGATCGTCCGACCTATGCGGAGCATGTGATGGTTTCCTACGAGCCGCTTCGCGCGCGCGACGTCTGA